A region from the Brachyspira hampsonii genome encodes:
- a CDS encoding HPr family phosphocarrier protein encodes MENNDFISKEFECRNDMVKDVKEIYPIVDYFKTIDDKIEIENQNGKRVNAKSFVRISAINIKYGDRFILYVYGDERENNIKNIEEFLCKNKFYTLEKIEELEKEKERLRKEEEAEHNRYIEKEILSLTPDDKKEIVKINIEEKIKLLKEKRDSLHLESLNSDNNILYIKDNDKTEIVDVINNNIYDIIKCLSSHYEIPIKESRTKNFISYLVSVVKGKDMKFFDIYMFFNDIKKYLANQFYKLFIEEKLIGIEDLHEEYDTIIINNFVDEAIKTLDYVLEDKRKSADYSINIYMIDNIAMANINSNSNMYRVINIVQTIGKIYGIKESIIDNIIERIRGDYEPSLCINNKSNIEEYSDNLKEFKDYLQKEFESIYVAVVSGKNNDDSSIDYQNIVRLARRI; translated from the coding sequence ATGGAGAATAATGATTTTATATCTAAAGAATTTGAATGTAGAAATGATATGGTGAAAGATGTCAAAGAGATTTATCCTATTGTAGATTATTTTAAGACTATAGATGATAAGATTGAAATAGAAAATCAGAATGGAAAAAGAGTCAATGCTAAGTCTTTTGTGAGAATATCTGCTATTAATATAAAATATGGAGATAGATTTATACTGTATGTTTACGGAGATGAGAGAGAAAATAATATTAAAAATATAGAGGAGTTTTTGTGCAAAAATAAATTTTATACTTTAGAAAAAATAGAAGAATTAGAAAAAGAAAAAGAAAGATTAAGAAAGGAAGAAGAAGCTGAACATAATAGATATATAGAAAAAGAAATATTATCTTTAACACCTGATGACAAAAAAGAAATAGTAAAAATTAATATAGAAGAAAAAATAAAACTCCTAAAAGAAAAAAGGGATTCTCTGCATTTGGAAAGTCTAAATTCGGATAATAATATTTTGTATATTAAAGATAATGATAAAACTGAAATTGTTGATGTTATTAATAATAATATATACGATATAATAAAGTGTTTATCATCGCATTATGAAATACCCATAAAGGAAAGCAGAACAAAGAATTTTATTTCATATCTAGTAAGTGTAGTAAAAGGAAAAGATATGAAATTTTTTGATATATATATGTTTTTTAATGACATAAAAAAATATTTAGCTAATCAGTTTTATAAATTATTTATAGAAGAAAAACTTATAGGTATAGAAGATTTGCATGAAGAATATGATACTATAATCATTAATAATTTTGTTGATGAAGCTATAAAGACTTTAGATTATGTTCTTGAAGATAAAAGGAAATCAGCAGATTATTCTATTAATATTTATATGATAGATAATATAGCAATGGCAAATATTAATTCAAATAGTAATATGTATAGAGTAATAAATATAGTACAGACTATAGGAAAGATTTATGGAATAAAAGAAAGTATTATAGATAATATTATTGAGAGGATAAGAGGCGATTATGAACCTTCTTTATGTATTAATAATAAATCTAATATAGAAGAATATAGTGATAATCTAAAAGAGTTTAAAGATTATTTGCAAAAAGAATTTGAGAGCATTTATGTTGCTGTAGTTTCAGGAAAAAATAATGATGATTCTAGTATAGATTATCAGAATATAGTTAGACTTGCAAGGAGGATTTGA
- a CDS encoding metallophosphoesterase yields MKFAVIGDLHGKNCWKKLIEGRFDKFDKIVFMGDYSDDSWVTFTDEEIVNNLKDVIEFKKNHNDKIVLLIGNHDFQYIVGYPTASRYRKSYAEEMHEIFNNNSDIFSPIHIENNYIFTHAGITNGWIEYIKHKYDIKDINIDNVYDIVNIVYKNDKDDCNIASFRRGGGSKFAGILWADTGDLYEDAWIGYNQVVGHNRVKAGSVIKKDNYVVYMSDHFDTEQDKLLVLDI; encoded by the coding sequence ATGAAGTTTGCTGTTATAGGAGATTTGCATGGAAAAAATTGCTGGAAAAAACTTATTGAAGGAAGATTTGATAAGTTTGATAAGATAGTTTTTATGGGAGATTACAGCGATGACAGTTGGGTTACTTTTACAGATGAGGAAATAGTTAATAATTTAAAAGATGTAATAGAGTTTAAAAAGAATCATAATGATAAAATTGTTCTTCTTATAGGAAATCATGACTTTCAGTATATAGTGGGATATCCTACAGCTAGCAGATATAGAAAGAGTTATGCTGAAGAAATGCATGAAATATTTAATAATAATTCAGATATTTTTAGTCCTATACATATAGAAAATAATTATATATTTACTCATGCAGGAATTACAAATGGATGGATTGAATATATAAAGCATAAATATGATATAAAAGATATTAATATTGATAATGTTTATGATATAGTGAATATAGTTTATAAAAATGATAAAGATGACTGCAATATAGCTTCTTTCAGGAGGGGAGGAGGCAGTAAATTTGCGGGAATATTATGGGCTGATACAGGAGATTTATATGAGGATGCATGGATAGGATATAATCAGGTTGTAGGACATAATAGAGTAAAAGCGGGAAGTGTCATAAAAAAAGATAATTATGTTGTTTATATGTCAGATCATTTTGATACTGAGCAGGATAAATTATTGGTATTAGATATATAA